The following proteins come from a genomic window of Ailuropoda melanoleuca isolate Jingjing chromosome 2, ASM200744v2, whole genome shotgun sequence:
- the C1QA gene encoding complement C1q subcomponent subunit A, whose protein sequence is MEAPWGWLAVCVLAISLASTVTQDVCRAPNGRDGAAGPPGRDGRPGLKGEQGEPGASGMRTGIRGLKGDQGDPGPPGNPGNMGFPGPSGPLGLPGFPGPKGIKGNPGNIKDQPRPAFSAIRRNPPMGGNVVIFDTVITNQEGPYQNHTGRFICAVPGYYYFTFQVVSKWDICLSIVSSGRGQFRRSLGFCDTNSKGIFQVVSGGTVLQLQQGDQVWIERDPVKGRIYQGSEADSVFSGFLIFPSI, encoded by the exons ATGGAGGCGCCGTGGGGCTGGCTGGCGGTCTGTGTGCTGGCCATATCCCTGGCCTCTACGGTGACCCAGGATGTGTGCCGAGCACCGAACGGGAGGGATGGGGCTGCAGGACCACCCGGCCGAGACGGACGGCCAGGCCTCAAGGGGGAGCAAGGGGAGCCAG GGGCTTCTGGCATGCGGACGGGCATCCGAGGCCTTAAAGGTGACCAGGGGGACCCTGGGCCCCCTGGAAACCCTGGCAACATGGGCTTCCCTGGGCCCAGTGGCCCCCTGGGGCTCCCTGGCTTCCCAGGACCGAAAGGCATCAAGGGCAACCCAGGAAACATCAAGGACCAGCCACGGCCAGCCTTCTCAGCCATAAGGCGGAACCCACCAATGGGCGGCAACGTGGTCATCTTTGACACGGTCATCACCAACCAGGAAGGCCCGTACCAGAACCACACGGGCCGGTTCATCTGTGCGGTGCCCGGCTACTACTACTTTACTTTCCAGGTGGTGTCCAAATGGGACATCTGCCTGTCCATCGTGTCGTCTGGGAGGGGCCAGTTCCGGCGCTCCCTGGGCTTCTGTGACACCAACAGCAAGGGAATCTTCCAGGTGGTATCTGGGGGCACGGTTCTCCAGCTACAGCAGGGGGACCAGGTCTGGATTGAAAGGGACCCGGTCAAGGGCCGCATTTACCAGGGTTCTGAGGCAGACAGCGTCTTCAGCGGCTTCCTCATCTTCCCGTCCATCTGA
- the C1QC gene encoding complement C1q subcomponent subunit C, whose product MVMGSSSQPHLGLDLLLLLLALPLGGQASTGCYGIPGMPGLPGAPGKDGYDGLPGPKGEPGIPAIPGTRGPKGQKGEPGTPGFPGKNGPMGTPGIPGLPGLKGPPGEPGEEGRYKQKHQSVFTVTRQTAEYPRPNSLVKFNTVITNPQGDYDTSTGKFTCKVPGLYYFVYHTSQTANLCVHLYRSNAKVTTFCDHMSNSKQVSSGGVLLRLQVGEQVWLAVNDYHGMVGTEGSDSVFSGFLLFPD is encoded by the exons ATGGTCATGGGGtccagctcccagccccaccttggactagacctgctgctgctcctgctggcaCTGCCACTCGGGGGCCAGGCCAGCACAGGCTGCTACGGGATCCCCGGGATGCCAGGCCtgccaggggccccagggaaggATGGATACGATGGACTGCCGGGGCCCAAGGGTGAGCCAG GAATCCCAGCTATCCCTGGAACACGAGGACCCAAGGGTCAGAAGGGAGAACCCGGCACTCCTGGCTTTCCTGGGAAAAATGGCCCCATGGGAACCCCTGGAATTCCAGGGCTTCCCGGCCTCAAAGGACCCCCGGGGGAGCCAGGCGAGGAAGGCAGATACAAGCAGAAGCACCAGTCTGTGTTCACAGTCACACGGCAGACGGCCGAGTACCCCAGGCCCAACAGCCTGGTCAAGTTCAACACGGTCATCACCAACCCGCAGGGGGATTATGACACGAGCACCGGCAAGTTCACCTGCAAAGTCCCGGGGCTTTACTACTTTGTGTACCACACGTCGCAGACGGCCAACCTGTGCGTGCACCTGTACCGAAGCAACGCCAAGGTGACCACCTTCTGCGACCACATGTCCAACAGCAAGCAGGTCAGCTCGGGCGGCGTGCTGCTGCGGCTGCAGGTGGGTGAGCAGGTGTGGCTGGCGGTCAATGACTACCACGGCATGGTGGGCACCGAAGGCTCCGACAGCGTcttctctggcttcctgctctTTCCTGACTAG
- the C1QB gene encoding complement C1q subcomponent subunit B produces the protein MKTPRGGVLALLLLLGLLDVSWAQGSCTEHLGIPGIPGIPGAPGSNGKPGTPGTKGEKGMPGLVGDHGEFGEKGDPGIPGKPGKVGPKGPIGPKGSPGPPGARGPKGESGDYRATQKIAFSATRTINTVLRRDQTIRFDHVITNENRNYEPRSGKFTCSVPGIYYLTYHASSRGNLCVNLMRGRERMEKVVTFCDYVQSTFQVTTGGVVLKLNEGENVFLQATDKNSLLGMEGANSIFSGFLLFPDAEA, from the exons ATGAAGACCCCGCGGGGCGGCGTTCTGgcgctgctgctgctcctgggtCTGCTGGATGTCTCCTGGGCCCAAGGCAGCTGTACCGAACACCTGGGCATCCCTGGCATCCCGGGCATCCCCGGCGCACCGGGCTCTAATGGCAAACCTGGGACCCcggggacaaagggagagaaag GCATGCCAGGGCTGGTTGGAGACCATGGCGagtttggggagaagggagaTCCAGGGATTCCTGGGAAACCAGGCAAAGTAGGCCCCAAGGGCCCTATTGGCCCCAAAGGTTCCCCAGGGCCCCCCGGAGCCCGTGGCCCCAAGGGTGAATCAGGGGACTATAGGGCCACACAGAAAATCGCCTTCTCTGCCACGAGGACCATCAACACTGTCCTGCGGCGGGACCAGACCATCCGCTTCGACCACGTGATCACCAACGAGAACCGCAACTACGAGCCTCGAAGTGGCAAGTTCACCTGCAGCGTGCCCGGCATTTACTACCTCACCTACCACGCCAGCTCGCGAGGAAACCTGTGCGTGAACCTCATGCGGGGCCGGGAGCGCATGGAGAAGGTGGTCACCTTCTGCGATTACGTCCAGAGCACCTTCCAGGTCACCACGGGCGGGGTGGTCCTCAAGCTGAACGAGGGGGAGAACGTCTTCCTGCAGGCCACAGACAAgaactccctgctgggcatggaagGTGCCAATAGCATCTTCTCTGGGTTCCTGCTCTTCCCAGACGCAGAGGCATGA